The genomic window TGGCCAGCTccaaaagaagaggaaggatgaCCTACAGAGCTTCTACTCACTGAAACCACGTGCAGCAGCACCCAGATCTCTGCTCCTCACCTTCCCACCTCATCGAGAAGGGACGAAGGAAGCAGATGAATTGCTCATCTCCGATTCGGGCTATGGGAAGAGATGGGCACACTGTTGAAGAGCGCTGCATCCCGtgctgctgtgcttcctcctggCTCCCACACGGGAACTCAAGTCAGCCGGAGCTGTGGCAGAGCCTCTTGCACAGAGCCCACCACAGCTGGACCTTGTAGCTCAGAGCCTGGGAAACatgtgctgctggctctgcagcagcagctaaaACTACATCACTACCCGCAATTTGTACTTAATCACAAGAAAAGTATTTCCATGAAGAATAACACACACGTTCAAGCACGTGAGAGCAAATGGTTTTAGTATAGGCTGTAGCGGGAGACCCGTGGTCTCGGTCCATACACTCATCCGTAGGACCCACACAGAATTGAATTCATAGCTCTTTTTCTGCTTCAACTTCGGAAATTTTGCCGGTAGATTTAAGGACCTCAGCAACAATATGCAGCGACTCCGCCCCAGAGGTGAGCTGTTTGATGGACCAGTTTGTGCCCGTTATTATCTTGTGGAGGCTCTGCAAGGAGAAGTCTATGATGTCCTGCACCGCCCCAAGGTCGGTCGTTTGGCCCACTCTCAGGTTTTCGTTCTCCACCTTGGAGCTCTCCAGCTCTCCCTGGAGAATAAAGATCTCCTGCTTCAGCTTCTCCACGTTGCTTTCTGCCTCCAGAGCCCGCTGGGTCATTACGTGGAGACTCCACTCGGTGCGCTGGACAAAGGACTGTAGCTCTTGGGCTTCCCTCTCCGCTTTGGCCAGGCTGACCTTCAGGTGCCTCTCCAGCCTCTGCACTGTGCACGCCTGGCTCTCCAAGGAGCTCTGCATGCTCCTGACCACCCTCCTGAGCATGGCGTTCTCCTCCTTGAGCATGTCGTGGGTCAGCTGCAGGGACGGGAACTCCCTGTCCCCGACGGCCTCCTCGTGCAGCATGTGGGGGTCTGCTCCCCTGGTGCGCTCTGGGTACCCCAGATAGGGGTCACTGGCATGGGCCCATGGGCCAAAGACATCCATCCCCACGTGCTTGCCCACGCTACCCTGGAAAGAGCCATAGGAGCCACACGGTGCCATACTGGCTGTTCGGAGAACATGCGACCTTTGATGCACAGGAAGGTGGTGGGTCCAGCTGTGGTACTCATCTTCGGACAAGCTGCCAGGCACTTCCGTGTCTTTGTAAAACGGTTCCTGAAACTCCCGAGCATCCTCCTCAAGCTCTAGTGCATGCTTGGCCAACGTCTCGGCATATATTCTATTTTTCACTCCTTCGTCTTTCACCATGTAAGAGTGCCTGGGATTTAGGGAAAATGGGATGGGTTCTCCCAGATCCTCCACGTGACTGCCACCCGAGCTGTCATAGCTCTTGCACTGGCGTGGAGGACGTGCGGAGTGGCAGGGGTATCTGAATTCATCATCGTTGtcatcatcgtcatcatcatcTTCTAAGCCTTCAGATTCTGGGCAGACCCTCTCCATTGTCCCAGAGGTCCCAAGCAGCCATGACATTTTTCAGGACACTTTGGGCTGCAGCGAGCAGGAGAATCCAAATTAAGCTCCTGGAGCTGGGGTCACGCAGGCAGGTGACACTGACAAGCAGCGTGCCGACTTCTGCAGCCTCGGCAATGCTTTTGGGAGAAGAGGCAAACACCGAAATCCCACCTTTTAGATCATCAGGGTGTTCgggagggagcagagaggagaacCAGGCACCTCCATGTCTTTGCTGTGGGGAAACCA from Accipiter gentilis chromosome 18, bAccGen1.1, whole genome shotgun sequence includes these protein-coding regions:
- the LOC126047969 gene encoding endosome-associated-trafficking regulator 1-like; translation: MSWLLGTSGTMERVCPESEGLEDDDDDDDNDDEFRYPCHSARPPRQCKSYDSSGGSHVEDLGEPIPFSLNPRHSYMVKDEGVKNRIYAETLAKHALELEEDAREFQEPFYKDTEVPGSLSEDEYHSWTHHLPVHQRSHVLRTASMAPCGSYGSFQGSVGKHVGMDVFGPWAHASDPYLGYPERTRGADPHMLHEEAVGDREFPSLQLTHDMLKEENAMLRRVVRSMQSSLESQACTVQRLERHLKVSLAKAEREAQELQSFVQRTEWSLHVMTQRALEAESNVEKLKQEIFILQGELESSKVENENLRVGQTTDLGAVQDIIDFSLQSLHKIITGTNWSIKQLTSGAESLHIVAEVLKSTGKISEVEAEKEL